A genomic stretch from Mycobacterium cookii includes:
- a CDS encoding TetR/AcrR family transcriptional regulator: MPESRPYDSLRAKGEDRKQRILSVAQRLLTRNGWRNTTLAQIAGEAGVSPAGLLHHFESKEQLLNAVLDVRDADDDSHADRAGDLISEVAAVAERYYRSPELIGTYAVLLAENVHPDAPLHDRLQSRYRDATAIISELIRRGQQAGQFRMDMDVSVKAVQILAFIIGMETTWLLNPSIPLTEVFKEYAESLARDMAPPNPT; this comes from the coding sequence GTGCCCGAATCACGGCCGTACGACTCGTTGCGCGCCAAGGGCGAGGATCGCAAACAGCGGATCCTGTCCGTCGCGCAGCGGTTGCTCACCCGCAACGGGTGGCGCAACACGACGCTGGCCCAGATCGCCGGCGAGGCCGGTGTCAGCCCCGCCGGGTTGCTGCATCACTTCGAATCCAAAGAGCAGCTGTTGAACGCGGTGCTCGACGTCCGCGACGCCGACGACGACTCGCACGCGGACCGGGCGGGCGACCTGATCTCGGAAGTTGCCGCCGTCGCCGAGCGGTACTACCGATCACCCGAGTTGATCGGCACGTACGCGGTGCTGCTCGCGGAGAACGTGCACCCCGACGCACCGCTGCACGACCGGCTGCAAAGCCGGTATCGCGATGCGACCGCGATCATCAGCGAGCTGATCCGACGCGGCCAGCAGGCCGGTCAGTTTCGGATGGACATGGATGTCAGCGTCAAGGCAGTGCAGATTCTTGCCTTCATCATCGGAATGGAGACCACATGGTTGCTCAACCCTTCGATACCACTGACCGAGGTCTTCAAGGAGTACGCGGAATCGTTGGCCCGGGACATGGCTCCGCCGAACCCGACATGA
- a CDS encoding acyl-CoA dehydrogenase family protein gives MRRDLFTEDHESFRGLARDFIEKEVVPAYPQWEKAGRMPRDVFKQMGALGMLGMAIPEEYGGGGMPDYRYNVVLQEEAAKALVTLSTVRTQLEVILPYFLHYANEEQRKRWFPGLAAGTLLTAVAMTEPGTGSDLAGMRTTAKRDGDHWIVNGAKTFITGGMQADLVIVVARTATDPDNRRRGLTLFVVEDGMEGFTRGRELEKMGCKVQDTAELSFVDVRVPVENVLGDEGEAFGYLGHNLPQERLTVAVGSVAQARSAIAAAIDYTKDRKAFGTPVASFQNTKFELAACSTEVEAGQAMLDRAVALHVEDELSAPDAARVKLFCTEMQQRVIDRCLQLFGGYGYMMEYPIARLYTDARVARIYAGTSEVMKVIIAKSLGL, from the coding sequence ATGCGTCGAGACCTGTTCACCGAAGATCACGAATCATTCCGCGGACTGGCCCGGGACTTCATCGAAAAGGAAGTCGTCCCGGCTTATCCGCAGTGGGAGAAGGCCGGGCGGATGCCGCGCGACGTCTTCAAGCAGATGGGTGCGCTCGGGATGCTCGGGATGGCGATTCCCGAGGAGTACGGCGGCGGCGGGATGCCCGACTACCGCTACAACGTCGTGCTGCAGGAGGAGGCGGCCAAGGCGCTGGTGACGCTGTCGACCGTCCGCACCCAACTTGAGGTGATCCTGCCGTATTTCCTGCACTACGCGAATGAGGAGCAGCGCAAGCGCTGGTTCCCCGGTCTGGCCGCCGGGACGCTGCTGACCGCCGTCGCGATGACCGAACCCGGCACCGGATCCGACCTCGCCGGCATGCGCACGACGGCCAAACGGGACGGCGACCACTGGATTGTCAACGGCGCCAAGACATTCATTACCGGTGGCATGCAGGCCGACCTGGTGATCGTCGTCGCCCGCACCGCGACCGACCCCGACAACCGGCGCAGGGGCCTGACGCTGTTCGTCGTCGAGGACGGGATGGAGGGCTTCACCCGCGGTCGCGAGCTGGAGAAAATGGGCTGCAAGGTGCAGGACACCGCCGAGCTGTCGTTCGTCGATGTCCGGGTGCCTGTCGAGAACGTGCTCGGCGACGAGGGTGAGGCGTTCGGCTACCTCGGCCACAACCTGCCGCAGGAACGTCTGACGGTGGCTGTCGGTTCGGTGGCGCAGGCGCGCTCGGCGATCGCCGCGGCCATCGACTACACCAAAGACCGCAAGGCATTCGGCACCCCGGTCGCGTCATTCCAGAACACCAAATTCGAGTTGGCCGCCTGTTCGACCGAAGTAGAGGCCGGCCAGGCGATGCTGGATCGCGCGGTCGCGCTGCACGTCGAGGACGAGCTGTCGGCCCCCGACGCCGCGCGCGTCAAACTGTTCTGCACCGAGATGCAGCAACGGGTCATCGACCGGTGTCTGCAGCTGTTCGGCGGCTACGGCTACATGATGGAATATCCGATCGCCCGGCTGTACACCGATGCACGCGTGGCCCGCATCTACGCCGGCACGAGTGAAGTGATGAAAGTGATCATCGCCAAGTCGCTGGGTCTGTAG
- a CDS encoding thiolase family protein — translation MRETVIVEAVRTPVGKRNGGLSSMHAADLSALVLNELVARTGIDPNIVDDVIWGCVSQVGDQSSNIGRYAVLAAGWPESIPGTTINRACGSSQQALDFAVQAVMSGQQDVVVAGGVEVMSRVPLGSARASGQPYGPKVLERYDGFSFNQGLSAEMIAKKWGFSRTRLDEYSSLSHERAAAAQDNGAFADQIVPVFVDDKAVTADEGIRRGTTVEKLAGLKPAFDEAGVIHAGNSSQISDGAAALLVMTSQMAVELGLTPLVRYRAGAVTGADPVLMLTGPIPATEKVLKKAGVSIGEVGAFEVNEAFAPVPLAWLDETGADPDRLNPLGGAIALGHPLGASGAVLMTRLAYHMRDNGIRFGLQSMCEGGGTANATLVELVA, via the coding sequence ATGCGTGAAACAGTCATCGTCGAGGCAGTGCGAACACCCGTCGGCAAGCGAAACGGCGGCCTGTCGAGCATGCACGCCGCCGACCTGTCGGCGCTGGTGCTCAACGAGTTGGTGGCGCGCACCGGCATCGACCCCAACATCGTCGACGACGTGATCTGGGGATGCGTATCCCAGGTCGGCGACCAGTCCAGCAACATCGGCCGCTACGCGGTACTGGCTGCGGGCTGGCCCGAAAGCATCCCGGGCACAACGATCAACCGGGCGTGCGGGTCCAGCCAGCAGGCTCTCGACTTCGCGGTGCAGGCGGTGATGTCGGGCCAGCAGGACGTCGTGGTGGCCGGCGGGGTCGAGGTGATGAGCCGGGTGCCACTGGGCTCGGCCAGGGCAAGCGGACAGCCCTACGGCCCCAAAGTCCTTGAACGATATGACGGTTTCTCGTTCAACCAGGGCTTGTCGGCGGAGATGATCGCCAAGAAGTGGGGGTTTTCCCGCACCCGGCTCGACGAGTATTCGTCGTTGTCGCACGAACGGGCCGCAGCCGCGCAGGACAACGGCGCGTTCGCCGACCAGATCGTCCCGGTCTTTGTGGACGACAAAGCAGTCACCGCCGACGAAGGAATCCGGCGAGGCACGACCGTCGAAAAACTGGCCGGCCTCAAGCCGGCGTTCGACGAGGCCGGAGTGATCCACGCCGGCAACTCGTCGCAAATCTCCGATGGCGCAGCGGCTTTGCTCGTGATGACCTCGCAGATGGCGGTCGAGCTGGGCCTGACCCCACTGGTGCGCTACCGGGCCGGCGCCGTGACGGGAGCTGATCCGGTGCTGATGCTTACCGGACCCATCCCGGCCACCGAGAAAGTGCTGAAGAAGGCCGGCGTCTCGATCGGCGAGGTCGGTGCGTTCGAGGTCAACGAGGCTTTTGCCCCGGTGCCGCTGGCGTGGCTCGACGAAACCGGTGCCGACCCGGACCGGCTCAACCCGTTGGGCGGAGCGATCGCCCTCGGCCACCCGCTCGGCGCATCGGGCGCGGTGCTGATGACCCGCCTGGCGTACCACATGCGCGACAACGGGATTCGCTTCGGACTGCAGAGCATGTGCGAAGGTGGCGGCACCGCCAACGCCACCCTCGTCGAACTTGTTGCCTGA